From the genome of Ectobacillus sp. JY-23, one region includes:
- a CDS encoding spermidine/putrescine ABC transporter substrate-binding protein gives MKWWKMAAIAAVAVAALAGCGEKKEELNIYSWADNFDEDVIKDFEKKYNVKVNYDKYASNEEMLAKLQAGGAKYDLIQPSDYMVATMTKLDLLEPLTAKNIPNTKNVDPFFRDLPYDPGNKYSVVYAWGVTGIAYNKKYVKEAPTSWADLWNPKYKDRVVMLNDSREVLGMGLKKNGFSNNSKNEAEIKTAYEDIRKALPNVLAFDTDNIKQKLIAEEAWLGTVWSGDATFVQKDNKDVAFVIPKEGSTIWADTLAIPKGAKHKVLAEKFINYLMDPKVSKKNYESIGYANPSEGLPLKEEELKNIEWLVDVGDTTRIYDEYWTKLKTGKE, from the coding sequence ATGAAATGGTGGAAAATGGCTGCAATTGCGGCAGTTGCAGTTGCGGCGCTGGCTGGCTGCGGAGAGAAAAAAGAGGAGCTCAATATTTACAGCTGGGCGGATAACTTTGATGAAGATGTTATTAAAGATTTCGAGAAAAAGTATAATGTGAAAGTAAACTATGACAAGTACGCGAGCAACGAAGAAATGCTTGCTAAGCTGCAAGCTGGCGGCGCAAAATACGATTTGATTCAGCCTTCTGATTATATGGTCGCGACCATGACAAAACTGGATTTACTAGAGCCCTTAACAGCAAAAAACATTCCAAATACAAAAAATGTTGATCCGTTTTTCCGCGATTTACCTTATGATCCAGGTAACAAATATTCAGTTGTGTATGCATGGGGTGTTACTGGTATTGCATATAACAAAAAATATGTAAAAGAAGCGCCAACAAGCTGGGCAGACTTGTGGAATCCAAAATATAAAGATCGCGTTGTGATGCTGAATGATTCTCGCGAAGTACTTGGCATGGGGTTAAAGAAGAACGGCTTCTCCAACAACAGCAAAAATGAAGCTGAAATCAAAACAGCATATGAAGATATCCGTAAAGCATTGCCGAATGTTTTGGCTTTTGACACAGATAACATTAAACAAAAACTGATTGCTGAAGAAGCTTGGCTTGGTACAGTTTGGTCTGGTGATGCAACATTTGTACAAAAAGACAACAAAGATGTTGCTTTTGTGATTCCAAAAGAAGGAAGTACCATTTGGGCTGATACACTTGCAATTCCAAAAGGTGCAAAGCATAAAGTTTTAGCAGAAAAATTCATTAACTACTTAATGGATCCGAAAGTAAGTAAAAAGAACTATGAATCCATCGGTTATGCCAACCCGAGCGAAGGTTTGCCTCTAAAAGAAGAAGAACTGAAAAATATTGAATGGCTGGTCGATGTTGGCGATACAACACGTATTTATGACGAATATTGGACGAAACTAAAAACAGGTAAAGAATAA
- a CDS encoding phosphatase PAP2 family protein — protein MRTNKHTYAFAFMIVLAAFAGILTWKIIDQQTLWIDEWMKGRLQLLQGEGSIAFFTVLTEMGSEPGIIGTLVGAGIWLVKKKRYISVAVFVIAVAVAQLLNKVLKNIIARERPSLNEAIDAVSYSFPSGHAMVGLVTYGFLAALLIRAGMKKSVVIIGAAFLILLVGLSRIVLSVHYPSDILGGYCLGGMLLIVFLYADAYANSRQKKRSR, from the coding sequence ATGAGAACCAATAAGCATACCTATGCATTTGCATTTATGATTGTGTTGGCGGCATTTGCAGGTATATTGACATGGAAAATTATAGATCAGCAAACGTTATGGATTGATGAGTGGATGAAGGGAAGGTTACAGCTGCTGCAGGGAGAGGGCAGTATTGCTTTCTTTACGGTTTTAACAGAGATGGGATCGGAGCCCGGTATTATCGGTACGCTTGTAGGAGCGGGAATTTGGCTCGTAAAGAAAAAACGTTATATTTCTGTCGCTGTATTTGTCATAGCAGTAGCCGTGGCACAACTGCTCAATAAAGTATTAAAAAATATTATCGCAAGAGAGCGTCCTTCCCTAAATGAAGCAATTGATGCGGTAAGCTATAGCTTTCCAAGTGGTCATGCAATGGTCGGCTTGGTTACATATGGATTTTTGGCCGCACTGCTCATTCGCGCCGGCATGAAGAAAAGTGTTGTAATCATTGGGGCAGCATTTCTTATTTTACTAGTGGGTCTAAGCCGCATTGTGTTGTCTGTGCATTATCCTTCTGATATATTGGGTGGCTACTGTCTTGGTGGTATGTTGTTGATTGTATTTTTGTATGCTGATGCATATGCAAATAGTCGCCAGAAAAAAAGAAGCAGATAA
- a CDS encoding MMPL family transporter yields the protein MKQNVSKLDLWGKIGFFIHRFRITFILLATIVAVSLAFFAPKLPGILGGDGFKTKGDYQTTRQILEKDFKQSQDTLFLVFQKKSGTEEAFRTQVQRVVEKIANTEDFASFRHPGIDPAMQKADIAYATILLKGADTEALTKNTLAFAERVRKESNELVQISPTGFAVINDEINARSQSDLKKAEMIGLPIAFLVLLLSFGRFMASLLPIINGILSVVAAMGILYFVGREMELSIFVLNVAPMIGFALSIDFALLFVNRFREEIETKSVGAAIGMTYQTAGRSIVFSGLCVFVGLAGLFFFQIDYIQSVAISGTIVVIMSIFFSLTVLPAVLSLMGKRLLRKGKWSESRSASFWRSFATFVMSRPVLMVVTVLAFIFISLLPLRHANFQFPGVESLPERSEARIAYERYENEFNEMIKTHADATIVVETDGPVTELANLQLIEKFIQKLKQDKQVYRVTGIDAPSAQLDAARETPQVQALFGAYTNGTKTFIQIALKNKPKSAEAKDWVRDFKTRYEQDGLTYYVGGLTKFEQELEDEIINKIAVAMTLILGSTFVILMIAFRSLLIPLKAILMNILSLSATIGIVVWLFEGGHFGLEQSAVMFVLPVFIFGLVFGLSMDYEVFLISRMYELYHETGDNDYATLEGLVSTSRIITSAALIMIVVTGAFAFTDILPVQQMGIGVALAIFLDATIVRLLLVPSLMKLFGHWNWWFFDTSRKQEKSGA from the coding sequence ATGAAGCAAAACGTTTCAAAGCTTGATTTGTGGGGGAAAATAGGTTTTTTTATTCACCGTTTTCGGATTACGTTCATTTTGCTTGCGACAATCGTGGCAGTATCGCTTGCCTTTTTTGCTCCAAAACTGCCTGGGATTTTAGGAGGAGATGGCTTTAAAACGAAGGGAGATTATCAGACGACACGACAGATTTTAGAAAAGGATTTTAAGCAATCACAAGATACACTTTTTCTTGTGTTTCAAAAAAAATCGGGAACAGAAGAAGCCTTTCGCACACAGGTGCAACGAGTTGTAGAAAAGATTGCAAATACAGAGGATTTCGCTTCGTTTCGTCATCCAGGCATCGACCCGGCCATGCAAAAGGCTGATATTGCCTATGCGACTATCTTGCTAAAGGGTGCAGATACCGAGGCGTTAACGAAAAACACACTTGCGTTTGCAGAGCGCGTTCGTAAAGAGAGTAATGAACTTGTCCAGATCTCACCTACCGGCTTTGCAGTCATTAATGATGAGATTAATGCCCGGAGTCAAAGTGACCTAAAAAAGGCGGAAATGATTGGTCTGCCGATTGCCTTCCTGGTATTGTTGCTCTCATTCGGACGTTTCATGGCCTCGTTGCTACCAATTATTAACGGCATACTGAGTGTTGTTGCTGCAATGGGAATTTTGTACTTTGTGGGCCGAGAAATGGAGCTTTCTATTTTTGTATTAAACGTCGCGCCGATGATTGGTTTTGCTCTGTCCATTGATTTTGCTTTGCTATTTGTAAATCGCTTCCGAGAAGAAATTGAGACGAAGTCTGTAGGGGCAGCAATTGGTATGACTTATCAAACAGCAGGACGCTCTATCGTATTTTCTGGTCTGTGCGTATTTGTGGGGTTGGCAGGCTTGTTTTTCTTTCAAATCGATTACATACAATCAGTGGCGATTAGCGGTACAATTGTCGTTATAATGAGCATTTTCTTTTCCTTAACTGTATTGCCGGCAGTGCTGTCGCTGATGGGCAAGCGTCTGCTTCGAAAAGGAAAATGGAGTGAAAGTCGTTCGGCAAGCTTTTGGCGGAGCTTCGCCACGTTTGTAATGAGTCGTCCTGTACTCATGGTTGTGACTGTGCTGGCTTTTATTTTTATATCGCTGCTACCGCTTCGTCACGCGAATTTTCAGTTTCCTGGTGTAGAATCCTTACCGGAGCGTAGCGAAGCCCGCATTGCATATGAACGCTATGAAAATGAATTTAACGAAATGATTAAAACCCATGCAGATGCGACAATTGTTGTGGAAACAGACGGACCTGTGACGGAGCTTGCAAATTTACAGCTTATAGAAAAGTTTATCCAAAAGTTAAAACAAGATAAGCAAGTGTATCGCGTGACCGGTATTGATGCACCGAGTGCGCAGCTAGACGCGGCTCGTGAAACGCCGCAGGTGCAGGCTTTGTTTGGTGCATATACAAATGGTACCAAAACATTTATACAAATTGCTTTAAAGAATAAACCAAAATCAGCTGAAGCTAAGGACTGGGTACGCGATTTTAAAACGCGCTACGAGCAGGATGGACTTACTTATTATGTGGGGGGCTTAACGAAATTTGAGCAAGAGCTAGAGGATGAGATTATTAACAAAATTGCAGTTGCGATGACACTTATTTTGGGGTCGACCTTTGTGATTTTAATGATTGCCTTCCGTTCTTTGCTTATTCCTCTTAAAGCAATCCTTATGAACATACTCAGTCTCAGCGCTACAATCGGTATTGTCGTTTGGTTGTTTGAAGGCGGTCATTTTGGTCTTGAACAAAGCGCGGTAATGTTTGTACTGCCAGTTTTCATTTTCGGTTTGGTTTTTGGCCTCAGCATGGATTATGAAGTATTCCTGATCTCCCGTATGTATGAGCTGTATCACGAAACAGGAGACAATGATTATGCAACACTCGAAGGTCTCGTTTCTACAAGCCGTATTATCACATCAGCAGCACTTATTATGATTGTTGTGACCGGTGCTTTCGCATTTACCGATATTTTACCGGTTCAACAGATGGGGATTGGCGTGGCGCTTGCTATTTTTCTAGATGCAACAATCGTGCGATTATTACTTGTGCCAAGTTTGATGAAGCTTTTTGGTCACTGGAACTGGTGGTTCTTCGACACATCGCGCAAGCAGGAAAAAAGCGGTGCGTAA
- a CDS encoding histidinol dehydrogenase produces MFGFKFRLNDTVQFTQNDGHIYRIVGYRLEKSLYAQEAHVIYELFREFDGHTLDAEEEELVKVVQVENEYYKIQDMWGYSYPVKVKKVPDKKMELPLPQQMDLLLDAYNDYRKLASFFNDLSYEMKAEEILGKMKAMKNSPPA; encoded by the coding sequence ATGTTCGGATTTAAGTTCAGACTTAACGACACCGTACAGTTCACGCAAAACGACGGACATATTTATCGCATTGTTGGCTATCGTTTAGAAAAAAGCTTATATGCGCAAGAAGCACATGTTATTTACGAGCTGTTTCGCGAGTTTGACGGTCATACATTGGATGCAGAGGAAGAGGAGCTTGTTAAGGTTGTCCAGGTGGAGAATGAATATTATAAAATTCAAGATATGTGGGGCTACAGCTATCCGGTGAAGGTCAAGAAAGTACCTGATAAGAAAATGGAATTGCCCCTTCCGCAGCAAATGGACTTGCTATTAGATGCATACAATGATTATCGCAAGCTTGCTTCGTTTTTTAATGATTTATCATATGAAATGAAGGCAGAGGAGATTCTCGGTAAGATGAAAGCAATGAAAAACAGTCCGCCTGCGTAG
- a CDS encoding YitT family protein, giving the protein MKWIRWKEASMIVFGSFVLAAAFYHIHVQNNLAEGGFIGIALLVKQYFNISPAVTTLLLDIPLILVGSKLLGKRLAINTIIGATSFSIFYALMERYSPFSLNLSQHLFVASIIGGVLVGAGLGLILRHGGATGGDDILSLLISKISRLSVGKVYFVFDAVVLLASLMYLSWNEVAYTILSVAVCAYMTDLVLYYRKQEPVYI; this is encoded by the coding sequence ATGAAATGGATTCGTTGGAAAGAAGCAAGTATGATTGTGTTTGGTTCGTTTGTATTGGCGGCTGCGTTTTATCACATTCATGTACAAAACAATTTAGCAGAGGGAGGCTTTATCGGTATCGCTTTGCTTGTCAAGCAGTACTTTAATATTTCTCCTGCCGTCACTACGCTGTTGCTTGATATTCCGCTTATATTGGTCGGATCGAAGTTGCTTGGTAAACGCCTTGCGATTAACACCATTATTGGCGCGACATCATTCTCCATTTTTTATGCGTTGATGGAACGTTACTCACCGTTTTCATTGAATCTGTCACAGCATCTGTTTGTAGCGTCTATTATAGGCGGTGTACTCGTCGGTGCTGGACTTGGATTGATTTTACGCCACGGCGGCGCAACAGGCGGAGATGATATTTTATCCCTGTTAATCAGCAAAATTTCACGCTTATCCGTCGGTAAAGTATATTTTGTATTTGATGCGGTTGTTTTATTGGCATCTCTTATGTACTTGAGCTGGAATGAGGTTGCTTATACCATACTTTCTGTAGCGGTGTGCGCGTACATGACGGACCTCGTCTTATACTATAGAAAGCAAGAACCTGTATATATATAA